Proteins encoded within one genomic window of Thermodesulfobacteriota bacterium:
- a CDS encoding BON domain-containing protein — protein MIKKSLIAVIGVFILIAVYACDGDKTTGEVIDDTVITSAVKTKLLADSGVSGFDIDVDTNGGVVELNGTVNTEAESEKAESIAEDVDGVVSVKNNLTVDSSAADSM, from the coding sequence ATGATTAAAAAGAGCCTGATTGCAGTGATAGGGGTTTTTATTCTGATAGCGGTGTACGCCTGCGACGGCGACAAGACGACCGGCGAGGTGATAGACGATACCGTGATAACGTCGGCGGTCAAGACGAAGCTCCTGGCGGATTCGGGTGTCAGCGGTTTTGACATCGACGTAGACACCAACGGAGGAGTCGTCGAGCTTAACGGGACGGTGAACACCGAAGCCGAATCCGAAAAGGCCGAATCCATAGCCGAGGACGTCGACGGCGTCGTTTCCGTAAAGAACAACCTGACGGTGGACTCGTCCGCGGCGGACTCGATGTAG
- a CDS encoding DUF3096 domain-containing protein encodes MQLNLELTPVVSLIAGILILIFPRILNYVIAIYLIIIGVLGLVG; translated from the coding sequence ATGCAGCTTAATCTGGAGCTGACACCGGTAGTATCGCTGATAGCGGGGATTCTGATCCTGATATTCCCCAGGATACTCAACTACGTGATAGCGATATACCTGATAATAATAGGCGTTCTCGGCCTCGTCGGCTGA
- a CDS encoding DUF1328 domain-containing protein has product MLHWTLVFLVIAIIAAVLGFSGIAGAAAGIAKILFIVFLVIFIISLIFGRRAV; this is encoded by the coding sequence ATGCTGCACTGGACTCTGGTTTTTCTGGTTATTGCGATAATAGCGGCAGTGCTGGGGTTCTCCGGAATAGCGGGGGCCGCGGCGGGCATAGCCAAGATTTTATTCATCGTATTCCTGGTGATATTTATCATTTCACTCATATTCGGCAGACGGGCCGTTTAG
- a CDS encoding glycosyltransferase yields MKDKPFFTIVIPTYRRFDQLGECLRSISGIDYPKEDFEVVVVDDGSPSSPENIVEPWKSRFNVRLVTQPHAGPATARNRGVSEAAGAFIAFTDDDCMPAPDWLAKLKPRLDADPGGVVAGNTVNTLTDNPYSTASQMLIDYLNAYYNKENARFLTSNNMALSKEVFMKIGGFDTSFPLAAAEDREFCDRCVHFGLKTVFAPEAVVRHAHPLTLKKFIRQHYNYGRGANNFHRIRAERTSEKIRTEPPRFYIDLLFHPWKSETGNKAHLAFLMFLSQAANAAGLFREKLGSR; encoded by the coding sequence ATGAAAGACAAGCCTTTTTTCACTATAGTAATACCGACCTACAGACGCTTCGATCAGCTCGGGGAATGCCTCCGCTCGATAAGCGGCATCGACTACCCGAAAGAAGATTTCGAGGTCGTGGTCGTGGACGACGGGAGCCCCTCTTCGCCCGAGAACATCGTCGAGCCCTGGAAGAGTCGGTTTAACGTAAGGCTCGTCACCCAGCCCCACGCCGGGCCGGCGACCGCGAGGAACAGGGGCGTGAGCGAGGCGGCGGGGGCGTTCATAGCCTTCACCGACGACGACTGCATGCCGGCGCCGGACTGGCTTGCGAAGCTGAAGCCCCGGCTCGACGCAGACCCCGGCGGCGTTGTCGCCGGCAATACCGTGAACACGCTTACGGACAACCCATACTCCACGGCAAGCCAGATGCTGATCGATTATCTGAACGCCTACTACAATAAGGAGAACGCACGCTTCCTCACCTCGAACAACATGGCGCTCTCAAAAGAAGTGTTTATGAAAATCGGAGGCTTCGATACCAGCTTCCCTCTCGCAGCCGCCGAGGACAGGGAGTTTTGCGACAGATGCGTGCATTTCGGGCTCAAGACAGTCTTCGCCCCCGAGGCCGTTGTCCGGCACGCACATCCGCTTACGCTCAAGAAATTCATACGTCAGCATTACAATTACGGAAGGGGAGCGAATAATTTCCACAGGATAAGGGCAGAGAGGACGAGCGAAAAAATCAGGACAGAGCCTCCGCGTTTTTATATCGACCTCCTGTTCCATCCATGGAAATCGGAGACGGGCAATAAAGCACATCTCGCCTTCCTCATGTTCCTGTCGCAGGCGGCCAACGCTGCAGGTCTCTTCAGGGAAAAGCTCGGGAGCCGGTAG
- a CDS encoding alkaline phosphatase family protein: protein MISKEKKPPLIVLGIDAGDPRFIEEWAAEGRLPAIDSIMKNGFTGRTAGPELVTEHGVWISIFSGLSRGQHGYYYFRQLVPGTYGLEPVTGLDVDAPPFWSRLAGTGLKSLVIDAADTKLCPGVPGVQVANWATHNNWDPDHFVTASEPPGVIEDVKRRFGEKLEVRENHSSTFREDLEIYGKLLTHVEKKGEMSRYLLEKDEYDLSVIIFGESHAASHQFWKYHRRNREKGASDNELTDAILNVYKAIDREIGRIVETRKDANVCILSSVGMEDDFPNAALSETLCRLLGWQAAPEAGRASLRPIDIARRLLPESVRVALTRGLSRERREQLLSDGFTSGTDWKRTRAFSIPVSYTGFIRVNLKGREPGGIVSPGAEYTSLLDEIETALTKLRDAETGEPAVVNVSRVRELFGEDSHPALPDLFVEFKPGRFMDRVIFDGKEIDMKRPEFFRRSDHSCYGFFALSGPSVKRRGTAGDISVLDIAPTLLDLIGEPVPEDMKGRPLDL from the coding sequence ATGATTTCAAAAGAGAAAAAACCGCCCCTGATAGTCTTGGGGATAGATGCCGGAGACCCCAGATTCATAGAGGAATGGGCGGCCGAGGGGCGTCTTCCGGCTATAGACTCGATAATGAAGAACGGCTTTACGGGAAGGACCGCCGGGCCCGAGCTCGTCACGGAGCACGGCGTCTGGATATCCATATTCAGCGGGCTTTCGAGGGGGCAGCACGGGTATTACTACTTCAGGCAGCTCGTTCCCGGAACATACGGGCTGGAACCGGTAACGGGGCTCGATGTGGACGCCCCGCCGTTCTGGTCGAGGCTCGCCGGGACAGGCCTTAAGTCGCTCGTGATCGACGCGGCCGACACGAAGCTCTGCCCCGGAGTCCCCGGGGTCCAGGTAGCCAACTGGGCGACCCACAACAACTGGGACCCCGATCACTTCGTCACGGCCTCCGAGCCCCCGGGCGTCATCGAAGACGTAAAACGGAGATTCGGGGAAAAGCTCGAGGTGAGAGAGAACCATTCGAGCACGTTCCGGGAAGACCTCGAAATCTACGGCAAGCTGCTCACACATGTCGAAAAGAAAGGAGAAATGTCCCGCTATCTTTTGGAGAAGGACGAGTACGACCTGTCCGTGATTATCTTCGGCGAATCCCACGCAGCGAGTCACCAGTTCTGGAAGTATCACAGGCGGAACAGGGAGAAAGGGGCCTCCGACAACGAGCTCACAGACGCCATACTCAACGTATACAAGGCGATAGACAGGGAAATAGGGCGTATCGTCGAAACGAGGAAAGACGCCAACGTATGCATATTGTCCTCCGTAGGGATGGAGGACGATTTCCCGAATGCCGCACTCTCCGAAACCCTTTGCAGGCTGCTCGGCTGGCAGGCCGCGCCCGAGGCGGGCCGCGCGTCGCTCAGGCCCATAGATATCGCGAGGCGGCTCCTTCCCGAAAGCGTGAGAGTCGCGCTCACGAGAGGCCTTTCCCGCGAGAGAAGAGAGCAGCTCCTCTCGGACGGCTTTACGAGCGGCACCGACTGGAAACGTACCCGGGCGTTTTCCATACCGGTCTCCTACACCGGGTTCATAAGGGTTAATCTAAAAGGCCGCGAGCCCGGGGGCATCGTCTCGCCGGGGGCTGAATACACATCCCTCCTCGACGAGATAGAGACGGCGCTCACGAAGCTCCGGGACGCCGAAACCGGCGAGCCGGCCGTCGTCAATGTAAGCCGTGTCCGCGAGCTCTTCGGCGAAGACAGCCACCCCGCCCTCCCCGACCTTTTCGTCGAATTCAAGCCGGGAAGATTCATGGACAGGGTAATCTTCGACGGGAAGGAAATCGACATGAAGCGGCCGGAATTCTTCAGGAGGAGCGACCATTCGTGCTACGGGTTCTTCGCGCTCTCGGGCCCGTCCGTCAAAAGGCGGGGCACTGCCGGCGACATAAGCGTCCTCGATATCGCGCCCACCCTTCTCGACCTGATAGGCGAGCCCGTACCCGAGGATATGAAGGGACGCCCCCTCGATCTCTGA
- a CDS encoding glycosyltransferase family 4 protein — MKILLVNDYGTPDGGAEIQIYRLRRLLRERGHDARLFTTGITSPGMNNASDYKCTGTRSPFRVLLQTANPWAYLRLKDIIREFKPDLVHVKIFLTQMSPLILPPLKNVPSVYHVAWYRPICPTGLKMLPDGSACTFKAGPVCYAKGCVPARDWIPLMLQMKLFRSWHGVFDSIMANSDWVRKRLAEEGIEPVEVLRYGVESVGEEAPLSEEPTAVFAGRLVKEKGVDVLLRAFGKVSAKVPAARLVIAGDGPERKNLEALASRLNLTPSVRFAGYLQQEEMNDALKGAWVQVIPSLWDEPFGIVAIEAMARGAPVVASSSGGLGEIIEPGVDGFLVPPGDADVLSEKLTALLTDKNLAASMASSARKAASGRFSEEAFLRQLLGIYDSVLAAKSGGTGKRTQSELPA, encoded by the coding sequence ATGAAAATACTGCTTGTCAACGACTACGGCACCCCGGACGGCGGGGCGGAGATACAGATTTACAGGCTTCGCCGGCTACTGAGGGAAAGGGGCCACGATGCGAGGCTCTTCACAACCGGCATCACGAGCCCCGGGATGAACAACGCCTCGGATTATAAATGCACGGGAACCAGGTCGCCCTTCCGCGTCCTGCTCCAGACGGCGAATCCCTGGGCGTATCTCAGGCTGAAGGATATAATCCGCGAATTCAAGCCCGACCTCGTCCACGTAAAGATATTCCTCACGCAGATGTCCCCGCTCATACTCCCCCCGCTCAAGAACGTTCCCAGCGTTTACCACGTTGCATGGTACAGGCCGATCTGTCCGACGGGCTTAAAGATGCTGCCCGACGGCTCCGCCTGCACCTTCAAAGCCGGCCCCGTCTGCTACGCGAAGGGATGCGTTCCCGCCAGGGACTGGATTCCGCTCATGCTCCAGATGAAGCTCTTCAGGTCGTGGCACGGGGTATTCGACTCCATCATGGCGAACAGCGACTGGGTCAGGAAACGCCTGGCCGAGGAGGGGATCGAGCCCGTCGAGGTCCTTCGCTACGGCGTAGAGAGCGTAGGAGAAGAAGCGCCTCTCTCAGAAGAGCCGACGGCGGTCTTCGCCGGGCGTCTCGTAAAGGAAAAAGGAGTGGACGTCCTCCTTCGGGCGTTCGGCAAGGTCTCGGCGAAGGTGCCCGCGGCGAGGCTTGTAATAGCCGGGGACGGCCCCGAAAGAAAAAACCTCGAAGCCCTGGCTTCGAGGCTGAACCTGACGCCGAGCGTCAGGTTTGCCGGGTATCTCCAGCAGGAAGAGATGAACGACGCATTGAAAGGGGCATGGGTCCAGGTTATTCCCTCCCTCTGGGACGAACCGTTCGGGATAGTGGCGATAGAGGCGATGGCCAGGGGGGCGCCGGTCGTGGCGAGCAGCTCGGGCGGCCTCGGCGAAATAATCGAGCCCGGCGTCGACGGATTCCTGGTGCCCCCGGGCGACGCCGACGTCCTTTCGGAAAAGCTGACGGCGCTCCTTACCGATAAAAACCTCGCGGCGTCGATGGCGTCTTCGGCCAGGAAAGCCGCCTCCGGGAGATTCAGCGAAGAAGCGTTCCTGCGCCAGCTCCTCGGAATTTACGATTCGGTCCTCGCGGCGAAGAGCGGGGGCACGGGGAAACGCACGCAGAGCGAGCTCCCGGCTTGA
- a CDS encoding glycosyltransferase, producing MPERETGNAPLMTVIITTVSGGGSMRVAIEHLKNQTVAGDLEIIVLGPTGAWPEGMEENLGGFYGYEIMDVDLDEDPYAAWAEAIGKARAPIVALGENHAFPEPEWAEAVIETHRGPWTVVGCVFKNANPGTHNSWAQLYMTYGQYTEPVRSGEVGDLHGHNGSYKRDALLDYGDRLGNMLIRANILHMDLRAKGHRLYMEDRAVIHHVNVSKTVSILFDLFYNGWLYTAALADYKGLSRAGRLKGIIMEPPIIAKHFLGALGSIRRAGKSRELLPRALPIIISGLAVHMVGKMYGYVAGYGSAQKHINSYEFDRYEHITAEDIEHIEKLA from the coding sequence ATGCCTGAGAGGGAAACCGGAAACGCACCGCTCATGACCGTCATAATCACGACTGTCTCCGGGGGCGGCTCCATGCGGGTCGCAATCGAGCACCTGAAGAATCAGACGGTCGCCGGCGATCTAGAGATAATAGTCCTCGGCCCGACCGGCGCATGGCCGGAAGGCATGGAAGAAAATCTCGGCGGCTTTTACGGGTATGAAATCATGGACGTAGACCTCGATGAAGACCCCTACGCCGCCTGGGCGGAGGCCATCGGGAAGGCCCGGGCCCCCATAGTCGCCCTCGGGGAAAACCACGCCTTTCCCGAGCCCGAATGGGCCGAGGCCGTCATAGAAACGCATAGAGGTCCGTGGACGGTAGTGGGATGTGTCTTTAAAAACGCGAACCCCGGTACCCATAACAGCTGGGCGCAGCTCTACATGACCTACGGGCAATACACCGAGCCCGTCCGCTCCGGCGAAGTCGGCGACCTCCACGGGCACAACGGCTCCTACAAACGGGACGCGCTCCTTGATTACGGGGACAGGCTGGGGAATATGCTGATAAGGGCGAATATACTTCACATGGACCTTCGGGCGAAAGGCCACAGGCTTTACATGGAGGACAGGGCCGTCATACACCACGTTAACGTATCGAAAACCGTATCGATACTCTTCGACCTCTTTTACAACGGGTGGCTTTACACGGCGGCGCTTGCCGATTACAAAGGGCTTTCACGCGCCGGGCGGCTCAAGGGAATCATCATGGAGCCGCCGATAATCGCGAAGCATTTCCTGGGCGCCCTCGGGAGCATTCGACGCGCCGGGAAATCGAGAGAGCTCCTTCCCCGGGCGCTTCCTATAATCATATCCGGGCTCGCCGTCCACATGGTTGGGAAAATGTACGGTTACGTCGCCGGGTACGGCAGCGCACAGAAGCACATTAACTCATATGAATTCGACAGGTACGAACATATAACCGCGGAAGATATCGAGCACATCGAAAAGCTCGCATAA
- a CDS encoding Gfo/Idh/MocA family oxidoreductase, giving the protein MPINLGLIGCGRIARLVHLSSIKKLHGARLAAVSDIDGDCANAAARAAPGARVYTDYKELLRSGDVDAVVICLPTFLHAEAASEAFDHGKHVYLEKPLAQNSEEAARVMEAWEKSGKCGMSGLNLRFNPIYAALKEKVGSGAAGSINAVRTVFTSSSRNLPEWKRKRETGGGVLLDLASHHADLLRYIFGAEVAWVKAGMESRESEDDNAFVELRMENGIRVQSFFSLNSTDEDKIEVYGSKGKLTADRYNSFGVTFTPAGRARGSLGKLADRLSQIPGSPVLKDRLLGTGREPSFELALGHFAASISGGFHPSPGLADGLASLKIIEAAEESAGTGRAVSTGGRPRSGREEANA; this is encoded by the coding sequence ATGCCAATAAATCTGGGACTAATAGGCTGCGGACGGATAGCCAGGCTCGTCCACTTGAGCAGCATCAAAAAACTGCACGGCGCGAGGCTGGCGGCCGTTTCCGACATTGACGGCGACTGCGCCAACGCCGCCGCCAGGGCCGCGCCCGGCGCCAGGGTTTACACGGACTACAAGGAGCTCCTTCGGAGCGGAGACGTCGACGCAGTGGTTATATGCCTCCCGACATTCCTCCACGCCGAAGCGGCTTCCGAGGCTTTCGATCATGGAAAACACGTCTACCTCGAAAAGCCGCTCGCGCAGAACTCCGAAGAGGCGGCCCGGGTCATGGAGGCGTGGGAGAAAAGCGGAAAGTGCGGGATGTCCGGCCTTAACCTCCGCTTCAATCCGATATACGCCGCGCTTAAGGAAAAGGTCGGCTCCGGGGCGGCCGGTAGCATTAACGCCGTGAGGACCGTATTCACGTCCTCATCAAGAAACCTTCCCGAGTGGAAGCGGAAAAGGGAGACGGGCGGCGGCGTGCTTCTCGACCTCGCCTCGCATCATGCGGACCTCCTGAGGTATATATTCGGGGCCGAAGTCGCCTGGGTGAAGGCAGGCATGGAATCGAGGGAATCCGAGGACGACAACGCATTCGTGGAATTGAGAATGGAGAACGGAATAAGAGTGCAGTCTTTTTTCTCCCTCAACTCGACGGACGAAGACAAGATAGAGGTTTACGGGAGTAAGGGCAAATTGACGGCCGATAGATATAATTCGTTCGGCGTGACGTTCACACCCGCCGGGCGAGCCAGAGGCAGCCTCGGAAAACTGGCCGATCGCCTCTCGCAAATCCCAGGGAGCCCCGTGCTCAAAGACAGGCTTCTCGGAACCGGGCGCGAGCCCTCGTTCGAGCTCGCGCTCGGGCACTTCGCCGCCTCCATTTCCGGCGGCTTTCATCCGAGCCCCGGCCTTGCAGACGGGCTCGCCTCGCTCAAGATAATCGAAGCGGCCGAGGAATCGGCCGGAACCGGAAGGGCCGTATCGACGGGCGGGCGTCCCCGCTCCGGGCGGGAGGAAGCGAATGCCTGA
- a CDS encoding M23 family metallopeptidase, which yields MRKVYFLFIVLAALIANDAFQPVGYAGERGKGGVPVESGSNQFTPIIVSFLAEPRPVLGSDGKYHLVYELQLTNTTQLTWHINSLEALDKNNRSRVLTSFSGDDVAAKNRIIPGNELSADIGAGKTSLFFITFSVDSKNEIPAAIIHRLAITVPGGIPEGFLSFLSLTPGTQEIAFVYAETGVGSREAAVIGPPLRGGRWVAADGCCLAHRHVRAALPINGKFTVAQRFAIDWEKLNDDDLIYAGDPKDVHSYFSYGEDVLAVAGGRVVTAVDKYEDQVPGQLPPGLPIEEADGNYVVIDIGGGNFAFYAHMIKGSLAVKEGDFVTRGQVIGHLGNSGNTSAPHLHFHMLAGPASLGSNGLPYVADGYELLARSASTEAFDNAEINGVPLEMVSVSNPGPHVNDLYLDQSIVVFPE from the coding sequence ATGAGGAAAGTCTACTTTCTGTTTATAGTTCTTGCTGCACTCATAGCGAACGACGCATTTCAGCCGGTGGGCTACGCCGGCGAGAGAGGGAAGGGCGGCGTGCCTGTCGAATCCGGCTCAAACCAGTTCACGCCGATTATCGTGTCATTTCTTGCCGAGCCTCGTCCCGTCCTCGGGTCGGACGGAAAATATCATCTCGTATACGAGCTTCAGCTTACAAACACGACTCAGCTAACCTGGCATATAAATTCGCTCGAAGCGCTGGACAAGAATAATCGGTCCCGCGTCCTCACGTCGTTCTCCGGCGACGACGTCGCGGCGAAGAACCGTATAATCCCGGGAAATGAATTGTCAGCGGATATCGGCGCCGGCAAAACATCACTCTTCTTCATAACATTCTCTGTGGATTCGAAGAATGAAATCCCGGCCGCGATTATTCACCGCCTTGCCATTACCGTCCCGGGCGGTATCCCGGAAGGGTTTCTTTCGTTCCTCAGCCTTACGCCCGGGACGCAGGAAATCGCCTTTGTATACGCAGAGACGGGCGTAGGCAGCCGGGAGGCCGCGGTTATAGGCCCGCCGCTCAGGGGGGGCAGATGGGTGGCCGCCGACGGATGCTGCCTCGCCCACAGGCACGTGCGCGCGGCGCTTCCGATAAACGGCAAGTTCACGGTCGCCCAGCGCTTCGCCATAGACTGGGAGAAGCTGAACGACGACGACCTCATTTACGCCGGGGACCCGAAGGACGTCCACAGCTATTTCTCGTACGGCGAGGATGTGCTGGCGGTGGCCGGCGGGCGCGTCGTAACGGCCGTGGATAAATACGAAGACCAGGTACCGGGGCAGCTACCGCCGGGGCTTCCTATAGAGGAGGCCGACGGCAATTACGTTGTTATAGACATCGGCGGCGGGAACTTCGCCTTTTACGCGCACATGATAAAGGGCAGCTTAGCTGTAAAGGAAGGGGATTTCGTCACGCGCGGGCAGGTTATAGGGCATCTCGGGAATTCGGGCAACACGTCGGCCCCGCATCTTCATTTTCATATGCTGGCCGGGCCGGCAAGCCTGGGATCGAACGGGTTGCCGTACGTGGCGGACGGGTACGAGCTCCTCGCGAGGAGCGCCTCGACCGAGGCGTTCGACAACGCCGAGATAAACGGGGTGCCGCTGGAAATGGTTTCGGTGTCGAACCCGGGCCCGCATGTGAACGACCTCTATCTCGACCAGAGCATAGTCGTTTTTCCGGAATGA
- a CDS encoding glycosyltransferase → MIKTGFVILVAGKPDRLGETLGGITGQTGEPGGIVCIVDGAWRETAAGIIERSRVPVTAVYSDIASEGAGAALNRGISLSGCDVVFLVTQAVTLPPGFVAACIEKLYSSPSVGLVYGNYIEQKGEDGEVFIQTGTDNYDFSESSRLGPVRAIKREVFDTVGNYDTSLKYAFDYELRMRIFEKYDIAALDDVIYKVLHSGDDANNHDPALPRESYTDYSPEKEAEFREACFASLKRRGAFLFGPPARAPESESKNPGGPDISVVIPLYNREKYVGRTIESVLKSEWKGYEIIIVDNGSTDGSFEAASRYIGAGRVTILRSEAARNTAAALNAGIKYARGKYVCQLDSDDLYTSDALSIMYDYMESNPGFALGVSYYDWIGPDDDVLEEYGVVKHQEYDRNNILRTEGVGAARIWRRSVLDEMGGFDEINLGSYAEDYDLVLKVSEKYDILRIPYVLYHYRINHKETGEEADYISRHEKKTFARKSAIERRQMINDSLSRVRLVK, encoded by the coding sequence ATGATTAAAACAGGCTTCGTAATACTCGTAGCGGGAAAACCCGACAGGCTCGGCGAAACCCTCGGCGGCATCACAGGGCAGACGGGAGAACCCGGAGGCATTGTCTGTATCGTCGACGGCGCATGGAGAGAAACCGCTGCCGGAATCATCGAGCGCAGCCGCGTCCCCGTCACCGCCGTCTATTCCGACATCGCTTCGGAAGGAGCCGGGGCGGCGCTTAACCGGGGCATATCCCTCTCGGGATGCGACGTCGTATTCCTCGTAACGCAGGCAGTAACGCTCCCTCCGGGATTCGTCGCCGCGTGTATCGAGAAGCTCTACTCCTCACCCTCCGTCGGACTTGTCTACGGAAACTATATAGAACAAAAGGGGGAAGACGGAGAAGTCTTCATACAAACCGGGACAGACAATTACGACTTCTCCGAATCGTCCAGGCTCGGCCCTGTGCGGGCTATAAAAAGAGAAGTCTTCGACACCGTCGGCAATTACGACACGTCCCTTAAATACGCTTTCGATTACGAGCTCAGGATGAGAATTTTCGAGAAATACGATATCGCGGCGCTAGACGATGTCATCTACAAAGTCCTCCACAGCGGGGACGATGCCAATAACCACGACCCCGCACTGCCCCGCGAGTCGTATACGGACTATAGCCCGGAAAAGGAAGCCGAGTTCAGAGAAGCCTGCTTCGCCTCGCTTAAAAGACGCGGGGCATTTCTCTTCGGTCCGCCCGCCCGCGCGCCCGAAAGCGAATCGAAGAACCCCGGCGGGCCGGATATAAGCGTCGTCATTCCCCTCTATAACCGTGAGAAGTACGTAGGACGAACCATAGAGAGCGTTTTAAAGAGCGAGTGGAAAGGGTACGAGATTATAATAGTGGACAACGGCTCGACGGACGGGAGCTTCGAAGCTGCGTCGAGATATATCGGCGCGGGGCGCGTAACCATCCTCAGGAGCGAGGCCGCGCGCAACACTGCCGCCGCGCTGAATGCGGGAATAAAATACGCGAGGGGAAAGTACGTTTGCCAGCTCGACTCGGACGATCTTTACACCTCCGACGCGCTCTCTATAATGTATGACTACATGGAATCCAACCCGGGATTCGCCCTCGGCGTTTCATATTACGACTGGATAGGGCCCGACGACGATGTGCTGGAAGAATACGGCGTCGTAAAACACCAGGAATACGACAGGAATAACATCCTCAGAACGGAAGGAGTCGGCGCCGCACGCATATGGAGGCGTAGCGTCCTCGACGAGATGGGAGGATTCGACGAGATAAACCTCGGGAGTTATGCCGAGGATTACGACCTGGTTCTGAAAGTATCCGAGAAATACGACATTTTACGCATACCTTACGTGCTTTACCATTACAGGATTAACCACAAGGAAACCGGGGAGGAAGCTGATTATATATCGAGGCACGAAAAGAAAACCTTCGCGAGAAAATCGGCCATTGAAAGAAGGCAGATGATTAACGATTCGCTTTCTAGGGTGCGGCTCGTAAAATGA
- a CDS encoding glycosyltransferase family A protein: MNPKVDVSLIVLTYNRPAPLKRCLESIACMDKGGASFEVLVVDDGSTSDNKSVIDGFRGRLDIEYLLKPRGGVASARNHGGAHARGGLIAFIADDYILPPDYIKDTTEFLAANPDAWIITHNILPTGPSIFRYAQRLYYQMTLLQRFSSKDFRSSVLESFGLPPSRAAVFRKEMFDITGWFNEKLLTGEDGDLGMRMAAEGIPVYFFVDKYIKHWEEKDLSGYLEQRTRYGASFYRVLKDRDGNRMTEPSLSWVVKSVSERYISWLRLSFKLGRKTEFILLTPLTLLFLSFYFRGYYSESKRAAPSEGVVAAQAERPGQGAPDEQRKTSLNPE, from the coding sequence ATGAACCCGAAAGTAGACGTCTCGCTCATCGTGCTTACGTATAACCGCCCTGCCCCCCTCAAACGCTGCCTGGAATCGATAGCCTGCATGGATAAGGGAGGGGCTTCCTTCGAGGTCCTGGTCGTCGACGACGGCTCGACGTCCGACAACAAGAGCGTAATCGACGGATTCCGTGGCAGGCTCGATATCGAATATCTCCTCAAACCGAGGGGCGGCGTGGCCTCGGCCAGGAACCACGGCGGCGCTCATGCCCGGGGCGGTCTCATAGCCTTCATCGCCGACGACTACATACTTCCCCCGGATTACATAAAAGACACGACGGAATTCCTGGCCGCGAACCCGGACGCCTGGATCATTACCCACAACATACTCCCCACGGGCCCGAGCATTTTCAGGTACGCCCAGAGGCTCTACTACCAGATGACCCTCCTTCAGAGATTCAGCAGTAAAGATTTTCGGAGCAGCGTCCTCGAGAGCTTCGGCCTCCCCCCATCGCGGGCGGCGGTGTTCAGGAAGGAGATGTTCGACATCACCGGATGGTTTAACGAAAAGCTCCTCACGGGCGAGGACGGCGATCTCGGGATGAGAATGGCCGCCGAGGGGATACCCGTATATTTCTTCGTCGATAAATACATTAAACACTGGGAAGAAAAAGACCTCTCCGGCTATCTCGAGCAAAGAACCCGCTACGGCGCGAGCTTCTACAGGGTCTTGAAAGACAGGGACGGAAACCGGATGACAGAGCCCTCTTTATCGTGGGTCGTTAAATCAGTATCGGAAAGATACATATCGTGGCTCCGTCTCTCTTTCAAGCTCGGGAGAAAGACGGAGTTTATACTCCTGACCCCTCTGACGCTCCTCTTCCTGTCATTCTACTTCCGGGGTTATTACTCTGAATCGAAAAGAGCGGCCCCTTCGGAAGGCGTCGTCGCGGCGCAGGCGGAGCGGCCGGGTCAGGGAGCCCCGGACGAGCAGCGCAAAACGAGCCTGAACCCCGAATAA